GGACGGGCTGGTTTTCGTGGCCGACTCGCAAACGGAACGATTCGAAGCCAATATGGAGAGCATCCAGGACATGCTGGAAAACCTCAATGACTACAAGCTTGAATTCGCCGCCATCCCCTACATCCTGCAGCTGAACAAGCGCGACCTGCCCAATGTCACGCCGGCCAACGAGCTGATCGCCGCCTTGCGCAAGAAGAACGAGCCGGTGCTCGAGGCCGTCGCCTCGCGCGGGGACGGGGTGGTAGAAACCTTGAAAGCCATCTCCAAGCTGATCATGAGCGAAGTCAAGAATAAAATCGGATAAGTGCCTCGTTTCACCTGCGATTGGATCGACAAAATACTGGTCGTTCTCTGCGACGGCAAAGTGGTCTGCGGCTGCGCCGACCCGAAAGGGGAGCGGCCGCTCGGCCACCTGAAGCACGAGCGCATCGGCGAGATCTGGCGCGGCCAGAAGGTGCGGCGGATCCGGGAGGAGCTGAGCGCGGGCTTTTCCAGTTTTTGCCTCCCCTGCGGGCTCAAGCGGCCCCTCGGTGACGATGAGCCGGTCCCGCAGCGGCCGCTCGATTCCGCTGTCCTGCCGCGGCTGTTCGTTGAACCCACGGTCGTCTGCAACCTGAACTGCTTCCAGGCCGTATGCGCCCCTGGCGCCGGCCTCGTCGCGACCAGGGAAAGGAAATTTTTCCCCTTCGAGGAATTCCGCGCCCTGCTGGCCGAGACCGGCCCGGGGCTGATACGCCTCGATCTTTTCAACTACGGAGAGCCTTTCCTGCATCCCCAGGCGCTGGACATGATCGACCATGTGAAAAAAAATTATCCGCATGTCTACCTGTACACCAGCACCAACGGCCTTCTCTTCGATAAAAAGAAAATCTCCCGCCTGGCGGCGTCGGGCATCGATGAAGTCACGTTTTCCGTGGACGGCGCCGATCAGCGCACCTACGGCCGCTATCGCCAGGGCGGCGATTTTGCCAGGCTGCTCAAAAATATGGCGGCCCTGGTCGATGAAAAAAAGCGCCTGGGAAGGGAGGTGCCTTTCATCAATTGGCGCTATATCCTGTTCAGGTGGAATGACGCGTCCTGTCATTTACACAAGGCGCGGCGCCTGGCGAAAAAAATAGGCGTCGACCGGCTGACCTGGGAAATCACCGACCATCCGACTGGCGCGGCGTCGACGAAGTACCGGATCGCTTCTCCGGCCTGGAAGAAAATCTACCATGAAATCTGGGACAGCAGCCAGATCGGTTCGGCGCTCAAAGGCAAGCGCTTCATCGCCGCGATCAAACTCGGCCCGGCCAGGCTGGCGGCCCGGGCCGGCGAACCGCTGCGCCTGCAAGTCGAAGTGAAAAACCGGGGCGGCGCCCTATGGCTCCGGGAGGCTTTCTCGGGAAGGCGCCTGGTCCGCCTTGGCGCCCAGCTGCACGACCGGCAAAAGCGGCTGCTCGATTTAAACTATGCCAGGGCTTTTCTGCCGCGGCCCCTGGCCGGCGGCGAAAGGGCCAGCGTGGCCATCGAACTTCCTGCAGTCGGGAAAACCGGGGAGTACTGGCTCAAGTTCGACATGGTCAGCGAAGGGATCGACTGGTTTGAAAACGGCGGCTCGCCCGTCGTTTGGGTGCCGTTTACAGTCAGCGCTAGAATCCAGCAAGTTATCTAGTAATCAAGTCTACAAGATTGCCTTTTTCCCCTAATCCCTGTACCCTATACCCTAAACCCTGTCGGTCATGGCGTCATGATCGCCGTTTCCTCGCCGCCTTTCCAAGAAGCGATGACCTCGCCCAGCCGCTTGACCCCTTCCTCGATCTCGGCTTTGCTGGAATAGGAGAAATTCATGCGGAAGGAGTTGTGGCCTCCGCCGTCGGGATAGAAGGCTGAGCCGACCACGTAGGCCACCTGCTTCTCGATGGCGGCGTGGAACATCTCGCCGGCGTCGATGCTTTCCGGCAGGGTGACCCACAGGAACAGGCCGCCATGGGGCTGAGTCCATTTCAGGCCGGGAAGCTTGGGCATGTATTTGGCGAGCATGGAGAGCATAAAGTCGCGCTTTTCCCGGTAGGCCTTGATGATGACGGAAATTTGCTTCTCGAGCAGGCCGCGGTGCAGGAACTCGTAGAGAATGGCCTGGTTGTAAGGGGGCGAGCACAGGTCGACCGACTGCTTGGCCGTCACCGCCTTCTGGATCAGCTCATTGGGGCCGGCCATCCAGCCCAGGCGGAAGCCCGGCAGCAGGATCTTGCTGAAGGTATAAAGCCCGAGGACGCGGTCGGGGTTCATGCCCAGCAGCGACGGCTCGGTCTTGCCCTCGAAGCGCAGCTGGCGGTAGGGGGAGTCCTCGACCACGATCAGGTCGTGCTTTTCGGCGATGCGCAGGAGTTCCTTCCTGCGCTTCAGGGACATGGTGATGCCCGAGGGGTTCTGGAAATCGGGTATCTCGTAGATGAACTTCGGCTTGGAACCCTTGGCGGCCAGCTGGTCGATCTCGGCTTCCAGCGAAGCCGTCTGCGTCCCTTCCTCGTCCTGTTCGATGCCGATCATTTTGGCGCC
The DNA window shown above is from Candidatus Aminicenantes bacterium and carries:
- a CDS encoding radical SAM protein, which codes for MPRFTCDWIDKILVVLCDGKVVCGCADPKGERPLGHLKHERIGEIWRGQKVRRIREELSAGFSSFCLPCGLKRPLGDDEPVPQRPLDSAVLPRLFVEPTVVCNLNCFQAVCAPGAGLVATRERKFFPFEEFRALLAETGPGLIRLDLFNYGEPFLHPQALDMIDHVKKNYPHVYLYTSTNGLLFDKKKISRLAASGIDEVTFSVDGADQRTYGRYRQGGDFARLLKNMAALVDEKKRLGREVPFINWRYILFRWNDASCHLHKARRLAKKIGVDRLTWEITDHPTGAASTKYRIASPAWKKIYHEIWDSSQIGSALKGKRFIAAIKLGPARLAARAGEPLRLQVEVKNRGGALWLREAFSGRRLVRLGAQLHDRQKRLLDLNYARAFLPRPLAGGERASVAIELPAVGKTGEYWLKFDMVSEGIDWFENGGSPVVWVPFTVSARIQQVI
- a CDS encoding GTPase domain-containing protein; the protein is DGLVFVADSQTERFEANMESIQDMLENLNDYKLEFAAIPYILQLNKRDLPNVTPANELIAALRKKNEPVLEAVASRGDGVVETLKAISKLIMSEVKNKIG
- a CDS encoding PLP-dependent aminotransferase family protein, encoding MVNYEKFFSNTAKSMKRSEIRELLKLTAKPGIISFAGGLPAPDLFPVEEIKEMSRIVMEREGKTALQYGPTEGDNRLREELAKLMQRDGVDITSNHLLIVTSSQQGLDLVGKIFVDPGDVVMTSRPTYVGAIQAFNSYGAKMIGIEQDEEGTQTASLEAEIDQLAAKGSKPKFIYEIPDFQNPSGITMSLKRRKELLRIAEKHDLIVVEDSPYRQLRFEGKTEPSLLGMNPDRVLGLYTFSKILLPGFRLGWMAGPNELIQKAVTAKQSVDLCSPPYNQAILYEFLHRGLLEKQISVIIKAYREKRDFMLSMLAKYMPKLPGLKWTQPHGGLFLWVTLPESIDAGEMFHAAIEKQVAYVVGSAFYPDGGGHNSFRMNFSYSSKAEIEEGVKRLGEVIASWKGGEETAIMTP